One genomic region from Quercus robur chromosome 4, dhQueRobu3.1, whole genome shotgun sequence encodes:
- the LOC126721451 gene encoding probable WRKY transcription factor 43: MEGQNSSTPSSLPPNNINPPFLFTPSLDPEIDWISLLSTAQPAGFPSAENNIKPIMELSGSTNGVVLDHEKGNNNNKDKRKSGGRIKKATRPRFAFQTRSADDILDDGYRWRKYGQKAVKNSVYPRSYYRCTHHTCNVKKQVQRLSKDTSIVVTTYEGIHNHPCEKLMETLTPLLKQMQFLSRF, from the exons ATGGAAGGCCAAAACTCCTCAACCCCATCATCACTACCACCAAATAACATTAACCCTCCCTTCCTCTTCACACCCTCATTAGACCCAGAAATTGACTGGATCAGCCTTCTCTCTACAGCTCAACCAGCTGGCTTCCCATCAGCTGAGAATAATATTAAGCCTATCATGGAATTAAGTGGTTCCACAAATGGGGTTGTACTGGATCATGAGAAgggtaataataataataaggataaGAGGAAAAGTGGTGGTAGGATCAAAAAAGCAACACGGCCTAGGTTTGCATTTCAGACTCGGAGTGCGGATGATATACTTGATGATGGGTATCGATGGAGAAAGTATGGGCAGAAAGCTGTGAAGAACAGCGTTTATCCCAG GAGCTACTATCGGTGCACGCATCACACATGCAATGTGAAGAAACAAGTCCAGAGGCTATCCAAAGACACGAGCATTGTGGTGACAACATATGAGGGCATTCACAATCATCCCTGTGAGAAGCTGATGGAAACCTTAACTCCTCTTTTGAAGCAAATGCAATTTCTATCTAGGTTCTAA